A genomic region of Desulfosarcina ovata subsp. ovata contains the following coding sequences:
- a CDS encoding dodecin family protein — protein sequence MSESIYKVIELVGTSPSSWEEAAKNAVETAGKSLKDLRIAEITKLDMRVEDGKVTAYRARVNLSFKYSVE from the coding sequence ATGAGTGAAAGCATTTACAAAGTCATCGAACTGGTAGGCACCAGCCCGTCGTCCTGGGAGGAAGCCGCTAAAAATGCGGTTGAAACCGCTGGCAAATCGCTGAAAGATCTGCGGATCGCGGAAATCACCAAACTGGATATGCGCGTCGAAGACGGCAAAGTGACCGCTTACCGCGCCCGGGTCAATCTGTCGTTCAAGTATTCCGTGGAATAA
- a CDS encoding sensor histidine kinase: MKPVKWLFHPISVFIFSVTALVVSLFLYIYWYVGVSSGLRAAMVRFNLEQDQVFAADTWVVILVLSMLIGTILLGIFIIFVFSQKTMQLYRLQNNFINNFTHELKTPVTSLQLYLQTFSKHELARADQLKYIQYMLLDVNRLTENINRMLNLAKLESKSYMGEFIVCDVVKTINRFVEENVHLFKACRIVVHAPENATVYQHVNRHLFEMLLMNFLTNAIKYNDAKFPQVDIFIESGRKQTRIRFVDNGIGFDRKEMKKIFRKFYQIGRSDDMTAKGSGLGLHLVQNIARLHKGRVVAESPGRGKGSTFTLVLPALE, from the coding sequence ATGAAGCCGGTAAAGTGGTTGTTTCATCCGATCTCGGTGTTCATTTTTTCCGTGACAGCCCTGGTGGTATCGCTTTTTCTGTATATCTACTGGTACGTCGGGGTAAGCTCGGGGTTGCGGGCAGCCATGGTGCGCTTCAACCTGGAACAGGATCAGGTGTTTGCCGCCGATACCTGGGTGGTGATTCTGGTGCTTTCCATGCTGATCGGCACCATCTTGCTGGGGATCTTCATTATCTTCGTATTCAGTCAGAAAACCATGCAGCTCTATCGCCTGCAGAACAATTTCATCAACAATTTCACCCATGAACTCAAAACACCGGTGACATCGCTGCAGCTCTATCTGCAAACCTTTTCCAAACACGAACTGGCCCGGGCCGATCAGCTGAAATACATCCAGTACATGCTCCTTGACGTCAACCGGTTGACCGAGAATATCAACCGGATGCTCAATCTCGCCAAACTGGAGAGCAAAAGCTATATGGGTGAGTTTATCGTCTGCGACGTCGTCAAGACGATCAATCGGTTTGTCGAGGAAAACGTCCATCTCTTCAAAGCGTGCCGCATTGTCGTTCACGCACCGGAAAACGCCACCGTTTACCAGCACGTCAACCGACATCTTTTTGAAATGCTGCTCATGAACTTTTTGACCAACGCCATCAAGTACAATGACGCCAAATTCCCCCAGGTGGATATTTTTATCGAATCGGGCCGTAAGCAAACCCGGATCCGTTTTGTTGACAACGGGATCGGTTTCGATCGAAAGGAGATGAAAAAGATATTCCGCAAATTTTACCAGATCGGCCGGTCCGATGATATGACGGCCAAAGGCAGCGGGCTGGGCCTTCATCTGGTGCAGAACATTGCCCGTCTGCACAAGGGCAGGGTGGTTGCCGAGAGTCCGGGGCGGGGCAAGGGGTCCACGTTTACCCTCGTTCTGCCGGCCCTGGAATAG
- the htpG gene encoding molecular chaperone HtpG: MDAKKETHQFKTEVQQMLNLIINSLYSNKDIFLRELISNASDAIDKVRYKAETEPGILGDDTEFKIHLKPDAIKQTFEISDNGIGMTLDEVLENIGTIAKSGTAAFMEAMEQAKGQETLIPELIGQFGVGFYSAFMVADKITLVTRAAGTAADQAVKWVSTGDGSYTTETVEKATRGTTITLELKKKGKDDKDFTDQWVIRNIVKQHSDFVSYPITMEVERDEPLPDEEIIKDKDGKPIGATTRKVMREETLNSMKAIWTRSSSEVKDEEYEEFYKHLSHDWNAPMERLHLKFEGTTEYHALLYIPSKAPFDLFTPERRHGIHLYSKRVFIMDDCKELMPEYFRFVKGVVDASDLNLNVSREILQQDRLVINIRKNLVKKLFDLLEKMEDEKYNQFYDEFGAVLKEGIYTDPTRKEKIAGLARYKTTKSEDKWVSLDDYVKNMAADQKEIYYITGDKLSALLNSPHLEKLKEKDFEVLLMTDPVDEWVVQSLTEYDGKPLKSAEKGDLELDTVDDSKKEAYNALFGFIKGALEEKIKEVKPSSRLKDSVSCLSGDTWDTSAYMEKLLKASGQKTPESKRVLELNMDHPVVEKIKNLFESDRDNPALKDYSHLLFDMAVVGEGGKLDNPARFSKMVGDLMARAM, encoded by the coding sequence ATGGACGCAAAGAAGGAAACCCATCAGTTTAAGACCGAAGTGCAGCAAATGCTCAATCTGATCATCAACTCCCTCTATTCCAATAAGGACATCTTCCTAAGGGAGTTGATTTCAAATGCATCGGATGCCATCGACAAGGTCCGCTACAAGGCCGAGACCGAGCCGGGGATTCTGGGCGACGACACCGAGTTCAAGATTCATTTGAAGCCCGATGCCATCAAGCAGACCTTTGAAATTTCCGACAACGGCATCGGCATGACCCTCGACGAGGTTCTGGAAAACATCGGTACGATCGCCAAAAGCGGTACCGCTGCCTTTATGGAGGCCATGGAACAGGCCAAAGGCCAGGAGACGCTGATTCCCGAATTGATCGGCCAGTTCGGCGTCGGGTTTTACAGCGCGTTCATGGTCGCCGACAAGATCACCCTGGTTACCCGGGCCGCCGGTACGGCTGCCGATCAAGCGGTCAAATGGGTCTCCACCGGTGACGGATCCTACACCACCGAGACGGTGGAAAAGGCCACCCGCGGTACCACGATCACCCTGGAATTGAAAAAGAAGGGCAAGGACGACAAGGACTTCACCGACCAGTGGGTGATTCGCAACATCGTCAAACAGCACTCCGATTTCGTCAGTTACCCGATTACCATGGAGGTCGAACGCGACGAACCACTGCCCGACGAGGAGATTATCAAAGACAAGGACGGCAAGCCCATCGGAGCTACCACCCGTAAGGTGATGCGCGAAGAGACGCTCAATTCCATGAAGGCCATCTGGACCCGCAGTTCCAGCGAGGTCAAGGATGAAGAGTACGAAGAGTTCTACAAACATCTGAGCCATGACTGGAATGCGCCCATGGAGCGGCTGCATCTCAAGTTCGAAGGTACCACCGAGTACCATGCCCTGCTCTATATCCCCTCCAAGGCGCCTTTCGACCTGTTTACCCCCGAGCGTCGCCACGGCATCCACTTGTACTCCAAGCGGGTTTTCATCATGGACGACTGCAAGGAGCTGATGCCCGAGTATTTCCGTTTCGTCAAAGGGGTCGTGGACGCGTCGGACCTGAACCTCAATGTCAGCCGTGAAATTCTTCAGCAGGACCGCCTGGTGATCAATATCCGCAAGAACCTGGTGAAAAAGCTGTTTGATCTGCTGGAGAAAATGGAAGATGAGAAATACAACCAGTTCTACGATGAGTTCGGCGCTGTCCTGAAGGAGGGTATTTATACGGATCCGACCCGCAAGGAGAAGATAGCCGGGCTGGCCCGCTACAAGACCACCAAGTCCGAGGACAAATGGGTGTCTCTGGATGACTACGTCAAGAACATGGCTGCCGACCAGAAGGAGATCTACTACATCACCGGTGACAAGTTGTCCGCCCTGCTCAACAGCCCGCATCTGGAAAAACTGAAGGAGAAGGATTTCGAGGTGCTGCTGATGACCGATCCGGTGGACGAGTGGGTGGTGCAGTCACTGACCGAGTATGATGGCAAACCGCTCAAGAGCGCTGAAAAAGGCGATTTGGAACTGGATACGGTGGATGATTCCAAAAAAGAAGCCTACAATGCCCTCTTCGGTTTCATCAAGGGCGCCTTGGAAGAGAAGATCAAGGAGGTCAAACCCTCCAGCCGGCTTAAAGACTCCGTTTCCTGTCTCTCCGGGGATACCTGGGATACGAGTGCCTACATGGAAAAACTGCTCAAGGCCTCCGGCCAGAAGACCCCCGAATCCAAACGCGTCTTGGAGCTGAACATGGATCATCCGGTGGTCGAAAAGATAAAAAATCTGTTTGAAAGCGACCGCGATAATCCCGCGCTGAAGGATTACAGCCATCTGCTTTTCGACATGGCGGTAGTCGGAGAAGGCGGTAAACTGGACAACCCGGCCCGTTTTTCCAAAATGGTGGGCGATTTAATGGCCCGAGCCATGTAA
- a CDS encoding response regulator transcription factor produces the protein MEQSKKRILIIEDDLHIAEGIQLNLSLQGYEVILASDGVSGLNQWKETCPDLVILDVMLPGIDGLSILQSIRLTDERLPVLILSAKGDPDDRIKGLAFGVDDYLAKPFNLEELLLRVERLLKRGSWNQENGTTVASVSETYRFGDNRIDFKTHTAHCQMGEISLTEQESKVLKLFIAHRGKPLSRDKLLQIGWGYSRKTSTRTVDNFIVRFRKYFEADPRNPIYFKSLRSIGYLFDHAD, from the coding sequence ATGGAGCAATCCAAAAAGCGCATCTTAATCATTGAAGATGACCTGCATATTGCCGAGGGTATTCAACTCAACCTGAGCCTGCAGGGCTATGAGGTCATTCTCGCATCGGATGGGGTTTCCGGTCTGAATCAGTGGAAAGAGACCTGCCCCGATCTGGTGATTCTGGACGTCATGCTGCCGGGTATCGACGGACTCTCCATTCTCCAGAGCATTCGCCTGACGGATGAGCGCCTTCCGGTTTTGATTCTTTCCGCCAAGGGGGACCCGGACGATCGCATCAAAGGGCTCGCCTTTGGCGTGGACGATTACCTGGCCAAGCCGTTCAACCTTGAGGAGTTGCTCTTGCGTGTCGAACGCCTGCTGAAACGGGGGAGCTGGAATCAGGAAAATGGAACGACGGTGGCATCGGTTTCCGAAACCTATCGGTTTGGCGACAACCGGATTGACTTTAAAACGCATACCGCCCATTGCCAAATGGGGGAAATCTCGCTGACCGAGCAGGAATCGAAGGTGCTGAAACTGTTCATTGCCCATCGCGGCAAACCGCTGTCGCGGGATAAGCTGCTCCAGATCGGCTGGGGCTACTCCAGAAAAACCTCCACGCGAACGGTAGACAATTTTATCGTTCGTTTCCGCAAGTACTTCGAGGCGGACCCACGCAATCCGATCTATTTTAAAAGTCTGCGGTCGATCGGCTATCTGTTCGATCATGCCGACTGA